In Gossypium raimondii isolate GPD5lz chromosome 12, ASM2569854v1, whole genome shotgun sequence, a single window of DNA contains:
- the LOC105762446 gene encoding uncharacterized protein LOC105762446, translated as MESATNEASRKRMKPDVGEKQEDHISNGTVMEEITEKEQSEAIIVGSEEMELNISHILEKIERFTQLVSELLESGKSMFKELSNDFEERLIMIHKEQMEKWQEEIKELRLIDASNEEATALLSNARFLLQNSFSES; from the exons ATGGAAAGTGCAACGAATGAAGCTTCGAGAAAACGCATGAAACCAGAC GTGGGAGAGAAACAAGAAGATCACATAAGCAACGGAACTGTTATGGAGGAAATAACAGAGAAAGAACAATCTGAGGCAATCATCGTTGGATCTGAAGAAATGGAACTCAATATCTCTCACATTCTTGAAAAGATCGAGCGCTTCACTCAACTG GTCTCGGAGCTGTTAGAATCAGGAAAATCAATGTTCAAGGAATTGAGTAACGATTTTGAAGAGCGGCTGATCAT gaTACATAAAGAACAAATGGAGAAATGGCAGGAAGAGATCAAGGAACTGAGACTGATAGATGCATCAAATGAGGAGGCAACTGCTCTGTTGAGTAATGCTCGTTTTTTACTTCAGAATTCCTTTTCTGAATCTTGA